A segment of the Colletotrichum destructivum chromosome 3, complete sequence genome:
GAGGTCATGGAGATTGAGAACTCGCTCTAAGCGAACGACTTTCATTTTCCGTCTCTTCATGATATTTTCACAATGACAACTCATTTTTggaaaagggaaaggaaaaaaaatGAACCCGTCCATGTGCGGGCGCTTGCCCGGCGTGGGAGTTAGTCGGTGGGgttctcccccccctccagccCACCACCGATCGCGGCcgtgggggtgggggggttgttTCCCAGGCTCGGTCTCGGGCAAAAAGCCCGGGGTGATGATGCACCGAGATCGAGGTCTCTACCCTTTTCGCCATCAAACACCCCCACCAGCCTACCAGACATTCGGGACATTTCATCCCCCTTTGGGGGGCGGAAACTGAAAAAATGGACAGGCATCCGTGGGGGTTAGTTAGCTTTCGCTGGGAGTTTTCACGGGATAATGATTTGaatgaaagagagagagagagagagagcttgCATCGGCTTGGTTGGGTCTTGGTATTGGCGGGCATAGTAAGTAGGATCGGTAGTCACACgagatgacgccgacgcgcCTGAAGAATTAGCATCTGGATGGGCTCTTTAATAGATTTTATGCATTCATCATTGGCTCGTACTTCGTTGGAAATAGTTTTTACTCTAATACATCGCATGTATGCTGTCGCCTTTGGCACCCCGCCTCTCCCCCCACTAACGCATGGAAAACAGCTTTTCTCCCCCCGCCACCGTACATATGTTGCCAAATCTGTATGTATCAGTTGGTGACCCTTACACCCTGAACCGCCTCGGGTCCAGAGACGATATGTCGGCGCTGGAGGGCTTGCCGTCTAGGATGTACTCGGACATGAGCTTGCCCGTGGCGGGGCCGTTCTGGATGCCCCAGCACGTGTGGCCCGCCGCGAGCCACAGGCCGGGCACCGACGTCGCGCCGATGAGCGGGCCCGAGTCGTGCTGGGGCAGGTAGCACGCCTGCTTCGCCTTGACGGGCGCCGCGGCCAGTGCCGGGCTCACTGTGGCGATGTATGAGGTGATATCGTCGCAGTTGGCCTCGTCCACCTGCACCTTGTCCGCCGTGTCCGGCAGCGGCACGTCTTCGTCCGGCTCACCTACGGGGCAAACGACTGTTAGCTTCTCGTCACGGGCGGGAGAGAAGACGGAGTGGATTGCGGGGGATTTTTGCAGTGAAGAGGGGAGAACGACTAACCGCATGCGTAcacctcgccgcccggccGGGCGTAAATCTCCGGGTCGACGACCCGCTTGTGTTTCCTCCTCTGGCCCTTGCTGGCGCGGTGCTCCGGTACGAAGTCGGCAGGGAGCTTAATGCtggtgaagacggcgtaGGGGctgacgtcggcgtcgtacACGACGCTGTGGGCGCGCAGGCCGGTGACCTTGGAGCGGGGCAGCAGGCGGCCGGTCCACGGCCCCGCGGAGACGAGGACATCCGTCACGCCGTCGATGGTGCGCGTCTCGCCTGACCCACGGTCGAGGTACTCGACgctctcgacgccgtcgccggacGAGCTGATGCTCTTGAGCTGCGCGTTAATccggacctcgacgcccttgtccTGCGCaagcgccgccatcgaccgGGTGAAGTGGTACGGGTGCACCTGGGCCGTCTCGGTCGCGCCCGGCATGCCCATCTCCGCGTACGACTCGACAGCCTCGCGGTCCACCCAGTCGAGATCCCGCGGCAGCACCGATTCCTCCAGCATGgactcggcggcctcgtcctgctTCGGCAGCTTCTCCCAGCCtttctcctgctcctgccCCAGCTCCccattgctgctgctgccgccgccgacgccgttcGTACTGGATTCGATCGCCTCTGGCTCTtgcttcggcgtcggcttCAGCAACGGCTTCGGCTTGTCGAGCATCTGCTTGGTGACGCGGGCCTCGAAACTGCCACATTTCACTCTCCGGTAGCCCCATCGCTTATTACCGCCATGCTCCGTGGCGAGCTCCTTGTGCAGGCGGTACGACAGCGGCACGAGGCACTGCGGGTACGCCCAGAGGGCcagcaggccgccggccttgcccGAGGCGCCGGCCGCGATGGAGGTGGCCTCGAGGATGGTGATCTGGTGCAGGGCGGGGTTGTATTTCGGATGCCTGGTGAGGAAGTAGGCGGTCGTGGAACCGATGATGCCACCACCTGCGACACACCTCTTGAGGTCAGCCTCCAGCGGGCAATACgtgatagtggtggtggtggtgtggtggcggcggcggttcgGGGCCGCGCGACGACTCTATCAGGGAGACGTACCGACGATTACAATGTTTCGCTTCGCTTGGGGGTCCATGGtgggcagcggcggtggtgtCAATGCTTCCTTGAAGATTCGTGAGGCGGCTAGCTGCTGCGACTTCTCGCGACgctgcttcttcgtcttcgtcttcgtcttcgtcttcgcccttTTCCGAACGGCGGGCATATTTCGTCACCGTGGGGGGCGGATGAATGCTCCCTCTTACGGGGGTCCGTCGGCGGGGTTTCGGCTTATCGATAACGGGTGGCGATGTAGCAGTCAACGAGATGGCGGTACCGCGGTTGTGGTGTAAGTAGATCGAGACGGACAGGAGGTGCTGGGGTCAGCGATTGGCCCGAGATCGAGTGCAACAGCGGACCCGTCCAGATGTGGAAGTcgcctcggcgagggggATTGTTGTCATGCCGGAAGAAGGATTGATCCGCGGCAGTCGCCCGCCTGGGGCTTCGGATCGGTGCTGAGTAATTCGAAATCGGTGGATGGATGACGAGGTGGTGATCCTAGAGAAGCGTCGCGGTCCACGTCGGTTTTCTTGCCTCGACTTGGGCGGGAGGTCCGGGCCTAACACTAAAGAGATGGTGATTAATGAGTCGTCCATCCAGCTGGGAATGCCGAACGGACACCGGAACAACGCATTGGGCCGACTATCCCCACTCTCACATGACAAGTGGACGAGATGCAAAATGGGTGCCCGAAGCAATTGAATCTCGGATTTTGGAACAGCCGCAATGATGAAagcgaggaggaagcagCCGCCTGCGCGTTGCTCTGTGAATCAGCAGCATCACGTCGACCGGAAATCCATTCATTGGCAGTGCTCAGGTGGTGGCCCGAGCTGCAATGGCGGGAACTGCTCTGCGTTGGAGTTGCAGCAAGAGAGCCCGAAAGACATACCGGACTGGTCCAGCGGTGTGCCTCGGCCGATGGAGTGCTCCTCGGCCCTTCCGGCGCCCCACCCTTGACCGATGACCCCGTCACAAACCCCTTCTGGTCTGGCCTCTTCGGGGTGTAGCATCTCTGTGGAGAGTGGAGAGTGGAGAGTGATGGCCTTAGCTTCTACTATATGGATGCTAGGGAGTGTAGGGTGCGCCGCTCGTGCCCGAGGGGCCCTACTAGAAACCGGATTGAAACTTCGTCCCGGCAGTCCACAGCCCTCCTCCTACTGCAGTAAACATAGTGCTTGCATCCCTCGTGTCGTCACGCGTGGCATGTTTCGTCAATTGCATACCAGAGCCTTTCCTGCCACTACAGCCGCTGCTTCCGTAGCTGCGCGTCCCAAATACCATCTTCCCTCCTACAACTTAATCAGAACCTGTGGACCGTCAACAAGACCGCTTCCATTAATCAACAATCTCCCACTGCGGGGTAATATCGGCACAAACGCAAACGCAATCACAAACAAGCAACTCCACACAACCGCAGCAATGGCATCAGCAACAGGCTTCTACGACTTCAAGCCCCTCGACAGTACGTGATgcgcccctccctctcgcctgttctctcccccctctccccttccacGTATGCTGTCGCTGACAATAACCCCCGCGGCACAGAGCGTGGCCAGGAGGTCCCCCTCGCCGACTACAAGGGCAAggttgtcctcgtcgtcaacacGGCCTCCAAGTGCGGCTTCACTCCCCAgtacgccggcctcgagaagctcTACAAGGACATCAAGGAGAAGCACGGCGATgacttcgtcgtcctcggcttcccCTGCAACCAGTTCGGCGGCCAGGAGCCCGgttccgacgacgacatccagAACTTCTGTCAGGTCAACTACGGCGTCTCCTTCCCCATCATGCAGAAGACCGACGTCAACGGCGACAACGCAAACCCCCTCTTCCAGTGgctcaaggaggagaagcccggcATCATGGGCCTCAAGCGCATCAAGTGGAACTTTGAGAAGTTCCTCATCGGCCGCGATGGCCAGGTCAAGGGCCGCTGGGCCAGCACCACCAAGCCCGAGAGCCTGGAGAAGCCTatcctcgaggagctggcgaAGAAATAAAGCAACGTCGTGCGTGGAATGATACCCAGA
Coding sequences within it:
- a CDS encoding Putative glutathione peroxidase, Thioredoxin domain, glutathione peroxidase active → MLGSVGCAARARGALLETGLKLRPGSPQPSSYCSKHSACIPRVVTRGMFRQLHTRAFPATTAAASVAARPKYHLPSYNLIRTCGPSTRPLPLINNLPLRGNIGTNANAITNKQLHTTAAMASATGFYDFKPLDKRGQEVPLADYKGKVVLVVNTASKCGFTPQYAGLEKLYKDIKEKHGDDFVVLGFPCNQFGGQEPGSDDDIQNFCQVNYGVSFPIMQKTDVNGDNANPLFQWLKEEKPGIMGLKRIKWNFEKFLIGRDGQVKGRWASTTKPESLEKPILEELAKK
- a CDS encoding Putative FAD dependent oxidoreductase, FAD/NAD(P)-binding domain superfamily: MPAVRKRAKTKTKTKTKKQRREKSQQLAASRIFKEALTPPPLPTMDPQAKRNIVIVGGGIIGSTTAYFLTRHPKYNPALHQITILEATSIAAGASGKAGGLLALWAYPQCLVPLSYRLHKELATEHGGNKRWGYRRVKCGSFEARVTKQMLDKPKPLLKPTPKQEPEAIESSTNGVGGGSSSNGELGQEQEKGWEKLPKQDEAAESMLEESVLPRDLDWVDREAVESYAEMGMPGATETAQVHPYHFTRSMAALAQDKGVEVRINAQLKSISSSGDGVESVEYLDRGSGETRTIDGVTDVLVSAGPWTGRLLPRSKVTGLRAHSVVYDADVSPYAVFTSIKLPADFVPEHRASKGQRRKHKRVVDPEIYARPGGEVYACGEPDEDVPLPDTADKVQVDEANCDDITSYIATVSPALAAAPVKAKQACYLPQHDSGPLIGATSVPGLWLAAGHTCWGIQNGPATGKLMSEYILDGKPSSADISSLDPRRFRV